The following proteins are co-located in the Brevibacillus laterosporus DSM 25 genome:
- a CDS encoding GGDEF domain-containing protein → MRYRYGGAGLGFLLGCLWWWLGAVSQVSFQAVYVPFFLAVLQGAGGFYFGKILEDYKKQAHHDSLTEVLVNRQFFKMMDREIQKAKIYEYSVTLLVIDLDHFKKYNDEHGHLEGDKILKRFARFLRENVRGNDLVGRWGGEEFVVLLPHTCLEAGVDVGLRLQNKIRQQIGEVTVSIGVASYPDHATTAAELTAYADQIMYQAKKQRDCLYCGPVGGEIKFWHRDTNPVPLHEHIHECM, encoded by the coding sequence TTGAGATATCGATATGGAGGAGCAGGTCTTGGATTTCTGCTCGGTTGCTTGTGGTGGTGGCTTGGCGCCGTTTCTCAGGTCTCTTTTCAAGCTGTCTATGTTCCATTTTTTTTAGCAGTTCTTCAGGGGGCAGGGGGCTTTTATTTTGGAAAAATACTTGAGGATTACAAAAAACAGGCTCATCATGATTCTCTAACAGAGGTTCTGGTTAATCGACAGTTTTTTAAGATGATGGACAGGGAAATTCAGAAAGCGAAAATCTACGAATATTCAGTCACATTGCTGGTTATTGATCTGGATCATTTTAAAAAATACAATGATGAACATGGTCACTTGGAAGGCGATAAAATCTTGAAGCGATTCGCAAGGTTTTTACGTGAAAATGTAAGGGGAAACGATCTGGTTGGACGTTGGGGAGGAGAGGAATTTGTGGTTCTACTTCCGCATACTTGCCTAGAGGCAGGAGTGGATGTAGGTCTACGTTTGCAAAACAAAATTAGACAACAAATAGGTGAAGTGACGGTTAGTATAGGAGTGGCTTCCTATCCAGATCATGCTACTACAGCTGCCGAACTTACTGCCTATGCAGACCAAATTATGTATCAAGCAAAAAAACAACGTGATTGCTTATATTGTGGTCCAGTGGGTGGCGAGATAAAATTTTGGCATCGAGATACCAACCCCGTTCCATTACATGAACATATACATGAATGTATGTAA
- a CDS encoding VOC family protein, translated as MRVTGFSHITLQVSNLEQSLRFYCEKLQMKLVHQGRADAYLEWGSAWICLLERTEIFPIELERQYFHHCAFYMNEEDFDRAVELLRMKEITIVKGPILRGGGKSIYFHDPDKIMLELHTSTLHQRMSNWT; from the coding sequence ATGAGAGTCACAGGCTTTAGTCATATCACTTTACAGGTCTCAAATCTGGAACAATCTCTACGTTTTTATTGTGAGAAATTGCAAATGAAACTGGTGCATCAAGGCAGAGCAGATGCTTACTTGGAATGGGGGAGTGCTTGGATATGTCTATTGGAAAGGACGGAAATATTTCCGATCGAATTAGAACGGCAGTATTTTCATCATTGTGCTTTCTATATGAACGAGGAGGATTTTGACAGAGCAGTGGAGTTGCTACGTATGAAGGAAATCACGATAGTAAAAGGTCCTATCCTTCGTGGAGGCGGCAAAAGTATATATTTTCATGATCCCGATAAGATTATGCTAGAACTACATACAAGCACTTTACATCAAAGGATGAGCAATTGGACCTAA
- a CDS encoding MarR family winged helix-turn-helix transcriptional regulator, whose product MNPSSYLADVCNSLGHNLHRIGQLTREETNKVLKPYDLTPEQWQMLAVLYKTNGVTPTELGEITLRDKTTISRILPGLFKKGFIYKEAHPQDSRSYVVKLVDKYQSMVEESLIKIREHYQNSFFAPLSKDEQQQLLHLLVKLRKGAGDL is encoded by the coding sequence ATGAATCCTAGCTCGTACTTAGCTGATGTATGTAATAGTTTAGGTCATAATCTTCACCGAATTGGTCAGCTTACCCGTGAGGAAACCAATAAGGTATTAAAGCCTTACGATCTAACCCCTGAACAGTGGCAAATGCTTGCTGTATTATATAAAACAAATGGTGTTACCCCAACGGAACTAGGGGAGATTACCTTACGTGACAAAACGACTATCTCCCGCATTTTGCCAGGTTTATTTAAAAAGGGATTTATTTATAAGGAAGCACATCCCCAAGATTCCCGTAGTTATGTGGTTAAACTAGTAGATAAGTATCAGAGCATGGTAGAAGAATCATTAATTAAAATCCGTGAGCACTATCAAAATAGTTTTTTTGCTCCTCTATCAAAAGATGAACAACAACAATTATTACATTTGTTAGTTAAATTACGTAAAGGTGCCGGCGACTTATAA